The Bombus terrestris chromosome 6, iyBomTerr1.2, whole genome shotgun sequence DNA window ATAAAGTTAGAGTTTCAGTTTGATGGTTATGCGCGACAGGAGAATTGAGTTTCTACTTTCAGATCGATATCACGTATTTCACTAAAATTATGTAACTTTTCGTTGTCTCATTGACATacctatatataaaatttgaaaatcggcAGATTCGGAATCGACACTTATCAGTATCACTATCGAAAATCAGATTTGgttcgaaaattgaaaatacgaTATCGTAAAATTAGACTCGTAGTTTTTGGCCAATAATGAAGTGTattgcttttttattttaaccACATATCCTCTACGTGAATATCGGacatggaaatttatttttagccGTTTAAACGATAATTGACGAGCTTTATCGCAAGCTTCATTAATAATCATTTCCTTACTTCTGATCGTTTGGCTTAGTAAGCAAATTACCGAACAAAATATCGGAAATTAAGAAACTTAGATAGAGgtattaattatttgatattgcTCGATATGATTTTCTTATAACTTTTTCTCATCACGATTTTTAATCCACGTATTCCCTTTTAACATCGTCCTACGTACAAGATAGGTCATCGTAGATCTCTTTTCAGCGCAGTCAGAAAAAGATGTTATAGAAGAATATGAATTAAATTCCTGGAACCATGCATTCACAGAAGCAAAGCTTTTTTCTTCGTATTGATCGAGCCCACTCGTTATTCTgtgtaaaagaaattttagataaaagagaagaaaaataagatttTCCACAAAATATCGCTGCATCTGTGCTTTGGAACGGCCACTATTTAATATCTCAAGTTTAttggaatatataaaatagaatgcTGATGTCGATAAAgcacatatatataatagtattttGAGATTGTGTTGGAACCCAAACAGTAGGATTCATAAACTTTAAATACTTAGTGTATGGGtttcaacaatttaaaaattctactgTATGGATTCTAAGGATCCGAGAATCCTATCATGATTCCAATGATCTCGAGATCCAAAGAAGCAAAAGAATTCAACTACCTCGAACTACTAACGAAATTTACTAGATCAAAAATTTACTAATATCTTACCAAGTAATATGACAATACTAAATTCGGTAACCTTCATGATACCAACTAAAAGATACTAATCTAACAACGATACAcctttatatatacattatctAGTAATTCATatactttaataatatattctatatattaggttgtctgaaaaatgtctttcttttacagacacatcttttacaatgacgcatctttatacaaacatgaaacctaatctgccgaacgttgtgatctttattttataaataatataaaacgaaaaatattgtccatccattatttccttataaaacgaaagaaacttttcagacgacctgatatatatatatatgaggtttccaataacaaataaaagtatgtggaaatgttggtcaaaaaatattaacaatctaaatatctaaaataGTAAGATTCTAATTATTTTGCCGTTCGACTAAAACGAATTAGAGAACAGACGTATTCTTGAATTGTGTTTCACGTAAAAAAATTGCAGATGTTTTTTATATCCGTTGATTTTCTGAGAAAATCACTCTAGATGAATGCGTTCTATTCTTCCAAGAATTCCTTCGTTCCTAAAAAATACTCAGAACCGATGGCGTTTAACATGTTTTCAGCATGATCACGTCGTGAGAGTGCATCGATTCAATTGAATTAATTACGGCCGGAACGTACGGCTTAAAAATAACGAGCAACGTGTCGCAACGAAAATCAATACACGCTGATGGTGTGTCGGAGACGCGGTGGTGTATTAATAAGCCAGTTATAAATAATCTATAATCGTAAAAAGCAACGCACCGAATAGCTACAGATTAAAGACtgtgatttttttattttttcaaaaacgcAACGATAGTTTTAATTGTAAAAGTGCTGCGACAAGCGATTTGCGTTGGGCAATAGCACGCGTTTCACGCACGCTGGTTCTGAAAACGATTTCATGGGCGATCGTAAAACGCGAAAACGTCTAGCGTGGACAAGTAAATCGTCCAACATTGAATAGATGATATCATTCGTTCGAACGTATAGATATATACGATAATTATTCAAGAGACAAATCCATCTACGCAGATTTCCACTTAGAAATTTAGATATACCGACGAGACGAATATTTGTTCGCAAAGATAGCTCAGAGATTAGGAAATTCTAGTTACATTCGCGACTTAGCTGTAATTGCGCAGCAAGCTGCTACAATAGCTCTGTTCGAAGCAAGAAGCAAGAGTATTTCGTTGCATTCATTCCTTATGCGGAATGTTGCCAACGATATTACGGGAATTTTCATTCATCTTGGTTGATAATAGTAATTCATGTTTTGTGCTTGTCGTTTACTGTTTATCATTTGTCTCGCAGTTGATTCGTTATTGAAAATTTTGCAGAATCTGTTTGCAAATAGTCGTTGTCCGAAGctattttttatgaatacttCTACATGATATTCGTAGTTTTAAGTTGTTCCCAATATTCGATTAGATCATGCCTGTTGTACTCAAAAATAAGTTTTTGATTTATAGACATTTATGATTGAACACGGAATTTATGATACTCATCCTTCGTTATATGTAACTAATATCATACATAATATCTATATAAAGAATACTGTGTAATGTTTTCAAACATATCTACCCCATTAGCAACAAACTATTAAGTATCGAAATGTATTATATTCTTCGAATCAAAACCAAGATCTTTGCaataccaaaaaaaaagaagaaaaatttaatttcaaataataacacCAAGCTTCGATAAAACTAGGCGATTAGCATCCACGGTTTCACAGTTTGCTGCGGCACAATCCCATTCGattttttctatttctgttGCCTTAATCCGCTCCAGACATGCAGCAGAAATCAGTCACTGGCGTTACACCGGTCCGCTTCTTAACCCTCCATTCATTATGTCGCATCCATCAAAACGCgccgttataaataaataaacaagcaACGTCGTGTCGCGTTTTCTTCGAACCACTCCCACGAAGCTGGCTGAAAGACTGCGAGAACCACGGAAATATCAGGACAAgaggaagggagagaaagagcgagaccCATCGAATCCAACCCCGTGTCGCCGCCACCCCCTTTCCACTCCCCCTTCCATCCCCCTGCTGTTTCTGCATATCTTTCTTTCCTCGGTCGTAATATTCCGTGGAAGCTGGCGCGCACAATGTCTCGCAGACGGCGCTGGCATAATGTTCCCGGCCACGATACCGATCCACCCCTTCGAGGTGGCGAGCACCAGCAGCAGCTAGAAGGCGTAGGAACGGCTTGGCTCGTTAAAAAGTCCGTTGGACCTCTCGTAACGGCCACGGGAACCAAGAGAAAACCGAGAAGAATGCATCGAGCCGAGCTGCACTTACTTACTTACGCGGCGTTGCACCCCTCGCTCTCCTTCTCTATCTCTCGTTCGAGTGACTTTTTCTTCTGGTGCTGCCACCGCATCGCTTCTCTCCCCGGCGGCTTCTCACCCCCTGCGGATGGCGGATGAAATCGTTAGCCGGGGTAATACACGCACAGGACGCTTCGATGCGCGTCCCTTTGACTCGCGCCACTCCTATAATTCAGTCGCGACGGGGCCGGTAAATGACTTTCTTTCGCTCGCCATCGGAAGCGTTTTACGTGGGATATTATTTCCTGGATATTAATGGGAACAAAGACCAGCCACGGCTTCTGCTTTCGCCTTCTATCTCGTCTCTCTTTCGCTTTTTCGATGGGTTGGTGCTTCGTTCACGGGATGTACGGACAGTACTTAAGATGATGTACGAGTCGAAGGGACTTCGCAGGGATGTAAATGTTCTTTAGATGGATGCGAATGAGAAACGTTTTCGATGGACTTCGGGACTGTGTCTTTTTATTATTGCACTGATTTTGTTTTACTTTTGCTTTACTGTTTCACTAATAGCGAATGATAATTTGCGAGATGGATTTGAAATTAGTGTCACTTTGTTTGATTGTTCAGGTTTTAATTTTGATATAGAGAATGCGGCGACCAGCTGCGGAATCGATATTATAACAGTTGtatgtgtataataattttgaatgaagaaatattttgattacGAATAATGTGATGGATAACGGTTTAAAGCTTCTTTTTGCGTAAAAttttaagagaaaaatataatttctctgAAGTATATTAtgcgaaaaaaagaagaaaaagaaatgtatcGTTATGCTTGGAACCTCAAGTTCTGGTAATACTTCATATAACTCGATCCATAATTTTATTCGTgacaagaaaattaatttaaatagtgGCTcgctttctttcaattttaaacaCTCGTAAGAGTGATAAAAGATAAACCGATCCCGGGTTTTGAGCTACCTTTTTAATTCACCGTCGTATATCATGCGATGAAAACTTCCCACCGTTTCACACCCTGAGGACACTTTAGGAAGCCTGTCATTATctttgatttattttcattagCCAACTCTTATATAAAGCTCACGCTAATAATTTTATACGAAGTTACGGTGCTTCGAGTAAAATGACCGCGGTGATATTGCAGATAATGTCTTAGCTACAATGACGTGAAACCACTTCGATGTTACTTTTCCTCGTAAAGCAACTGTTTCATCCCTTGACGTTCACGGTcgttcaataaaaaaataattcatccATAACAGCGTAATTTTGCTTGATTCACTATCATTTTCCAGCGCTTTTTTCCCTTTGTATATAGATTGTTTTACAAAAATGACATCCTTACGTCACTCAGATATCGAGAAGATAAAATTACGTAGCATCCTTAAGAATTTTCATGGCGATACGAAATGACACGCTGTCCAACCACTGTGTGACTATATTTGCAAGCAGCTTTACACAGTTACTTAGCTTACACTTGTTACTCGGTTTGAAATTACGCGAACGCGATACGAACACGTGGAACTGCTTACCAGGGGAAAATAGATCGGCGGTCGCTTTTACCCGGCATTCTATAGATCCTGCCAGGATGTTCAAAGCTGCGTTTAAGCCTATAAGAGAGAGAACGTTCACTGAAATAGCACAGTGTTAACAATTCACGAGCTGCAGAGGGATACAAATAGCATATATCCATCCATTAAAATTCTTTCGCGTTATACGATACCATGAAATCGGTTTCGATATCTGAAGGCCAATGATTTTCGAAGAAACTCGCGATTTTCTATCTCTCATTCTCAGTTTCTACTGTTagacgaatttgcataaattctCGGAATATCATCCGCGGTTATTGACAGGGGTGAACGAACGTTGGATAAGTACAATCTCATTTAAGAGAAACGGAAATATTCTCCCTTCCCTGAAACATTGTTATAATTCTACCTTGTAGAATTCTAATCGAACATCTTTCTGAATTCTTGAAAAAATATTACCACCTACAACCGTAAGTACTGGCCGTGGCGTAAAAACGAAAAGAACAGAACCGCAAATGGCAAGGGTGGTTTTCTTCGGTAGCTCGAAGACAGGAGGCCCAGCCACCGTAGCTgggtttcttttcttttttttttttaacgttccAGGGAGCTAGTTCCGTGGAGAATCCACGAGTGTGACGAGCCTCCCTGGGACAGAGGGTGCCTCGGAGAAGTGGTGGGGCGGGAGTGAGGGTTGCCAACAGTGCAACGAATGGAGATCGATTCTGAGTCTGGGTCAGGCGAGGGCGTTCACCCCCCGGTGCAGCCCGGGAGACACGGAACCCAGGGTCGTAGCTAGGGTATCACAGGAGGGGTACTGACGCGGAGGCGGTGGCGAAGGACGGAGGGGAGGGGTGGGTCGCACGGGACACTCCCTTCTGGCGAGTGCAACGTACGCTTCTCTGTCCGAAATCGTACCAACGCTACTCTACGATCCTCTCCTCGTGGCCCGGCTCCGTATCGGCTTTACCCGTTCTGTAAGCCGGAACCGATGCACACAACCAGCTCACCACGAAAGGGACAAGGTTCGCGTCGCGAATTCACCGCAGGATGTTCTCCTGTGTCGAATTTTCCGCACGATCGAAACGTTTCGACGACGGAGAATCGCTGCTGGTGACCGCTTAAGATCCATTCTGGATTTTACGAGGGCGTCGAGAGTCGGAAACTAAGTTGCCTCACCTCCAGGATTAGCGACTCCCGGTGGACGTAGGTTCGTGTTTCCCGGTGTTTGCGGTCCCCCGTCCGTTTACGAACATCCAAGAGACACAGAGAGTTACATCGTAACGCTGTTAACGTTACGTAATTTTCACATGGCCTCCCACGTTTGACGCGAGACCAGGAGTCGTTGCGTAATAAACGGCCATTACGTCCGAAATATACTCGcgacaaatataaaattctagaGTATCGAGCGAACGATAATTTGTCGCGGTCTTGAAATAGCGCGCCGcagcgccgcgccgcgccgcttGCGCCACGGTGGCCGACGAACGACACTGGATATTTCTTTCGTCAGAACGGGGAACATAATACCGAAAGGGGTTCATTGTTTGCCACGTCGTATTATTCCTTGTCTTTGTCCGACGTCGAGAGTTTCGTGCTCGATCGTCCGTTCGGAAGGCACGAAACACGATATCGAAGTCCATCGAACTGCTCCTTGTTGGCCGTGAGATAGCAGGATCGCGTTTACGCGATGATAAAAATGCGAATGACACGTTATTGAGTAAGAAAGTAACGAGTAAAGTGCAGGGACAACTTAATCCGTTTCCCTCTTAGGATATTATAAACGATATtttgaaatacattttttttacgatttttgaaatgtttttctttgtttcgtattgttttattattctaAAGGAATATCATATGTATGTTACCATGCGAAACAATAATTCATAACATGGCGATCTGCGAATGGCGTACAATGTGTTAAAGAACTAATATATTATGCTTTTGCGCAATACGTTCAAACATATAATGGATAATTTATATCGCAAAGCGTACGTTTACCTTCTGTGAAATAAGCATCAGTGACAATAAATTTCTATCCCGTATTAGTACAATACGTAATCATTTATACAACACATTACCTTACACTTTCGTTCACCTCAAATAtcacttatttattattatttataatacatttaattaACATATGTACAgaaatacgtatatgtatatatacaaatataaattatgtatacatatatataagcaattaataataatttccaccATTATTGTCCTTTAAATATAATTCACGTGGttatattataactttaaaaagaaaagtcGTATAAAACCGTAATCCATGCTCCTTCATTTGTATAATTAACCTAAACATCCTTGCAAATCCGTCCTCTAAAGTTTGTTATTTTCCAGTTTGAAACGACAGTGGTTTACATTTAATCAGGTAGAAATTGCTAGGAGATAATGCGACTCATCCCTTTTCACGTTCGCGTCGTTCATATCCCAAGTGCAAAGAGGTTCTTCATACCTTCCGCTTTAACCTGACTACCAGGAGTGACTCCCAGGACGAGGTGAACGATCGACAGGGTGGTGGTACGTGACCTTTTGCTCGAAGGATAACGGCAAGGGTGAAGCGGGGACTTTGCCCCTCGGTAACGGGGGTGAATGCACGTACGACCCATCTACCCCCACCCCTTTCTACGAGCACCGAACTATTCAAGTTCCCGGGGTTGgctaattaataatcattcCGGTCAATTCGCCATCGGTCGATAATACACGAGTTAAGGAGAAAAAGTCAGATCATGCACAGACAACAGgctaattttatttcaacaacTTCCTTAAGTTGATTATGTTCCGTCGGAACCTATTTATATGCAACCCGCCCTGGAGCCGTGCACGGAGCGCAGGATCGATCCGCATTTCGGAAGCTTTTTCATCTCGACTACGGTTCTCGCGCAATGCATTTAAGCTACCCGTTTGAATAATGACACATATATTCggacatatattttattatgatttaTGCTTCAGATTTTTCTCTTCGTTCAGCGAATATTTGCCAAGAAAGGAAAATAACGAAcgttgataaaaaatatatttcgtattatgtGACAGtctatattaaaaacaaatatattataactgATCTGTGCATATGTTTCATGCCTCGTGTGTAACAGTTACATTTGGAGATgaataaaacaaagaaagatcATTAATTTAGAGAAGTTATTAATTTTGCTGTGAAAGATATTCTTATCAGTGGATTATGGTTACCCTGAGAGCAAAGAGGGAATACCAAAGAAGTTTCTAAAACGAACGTATGGAGCCACCTGTCAATAGGTATCTAAGATAAACATACATGACtgcaatttatataatataataattaacgatgtataaacaataataagaatggtataaaataaactttaagaTGTTGCAAAGTAGAACAATGTATTGTTTCATTATACTATCCAGATTCTTTCATACAAtgttacaattttttctttacCTCTAACGCAAAGATGGTACGAAATAAACTTATTcaacaatataatatatctttGCACAAAGTAGTGCAACAAAGTAGAGGTGCAAGTGATATatagatttataattttatggaaTCCTatgttctgaaataccgactgTGTTAAAAATAAGGAGCTTTCTTATGCGCTGTACATTTTAGAGCGGTGAGTTTAAGAATTATATTCAATCATAAACGAGATATATAATAGATCTGATACGTGATACTACCGATTGTCACAAGATTTCGGGAATCACCAAACCTTCAGATCATTTTTGCATTACATGCGACGTTATCCATTCAGTCTAAGATAAAATTTATGACTGCAGTGTATATGAATGTACTTATATGATCGTGGATCTGACTATAGCATGTCAGCATCAACTAATaagttatattattaccatTGTTGGCAGTACTGAAACAATGAAAGGTGTGGCAAGTTTACGATAAAGAGAATATTTTTGAgatttataaataaacgatTTGTGACATAAATTATATACACTGATAACATCAAACAATCGGCATGTCTGTTGATAAACAAGATTATCATCGTGCGTCAAGTAAGCAATGTCATTTTTTAGACCTGCATTGCATTAAAAACATTCATAATCTCTTTTTTTTAGACGCGGTGGTACTTGGTGGAGTAATTACATATATTGCAGGTTTATTATTGGTTATGGCATTTACTaggtaataatttttaaacattaaaatttgaTACATATTATTAgttctttttatagaaaatacatGTCTTTAAATACtattcaatatataataaactttcgttaattttgtaaatataattaattaaattaaattaatttaatttcagccCCTATTGGATTGAATCTTACCAAGAGACTTTCAGTAATTTTAAACATATGGGACTATGGGAATATTGTTTCGAACAGTTTAGATATCCATATTATCAGTTTGACAAACAATTTGATGGATGTCACCATATTTTCTCAGAAGAATATTATGTGATCAGAGAATGGTTATTGCCAGGGTGGTTAATGGTTGTGCAGACATTTGTTACTCTTTCTCTTTTACTCTCGTTCTTTGCGCAAGTTGTGATTGCATTGACCTTAGTCCGTTGGCCCTTAAAATTTGTGTTGAATTATGAATGGTTGCTTTCAGCTTTTGCTTTTGTGTGTTGTATTACAGCAGgtaaatggaaattttcaataatgtaACATTACTATAGCAAAAAAGTTTGACTTTCAACTAATCTTTAAATTTTAGGAACCCTATTATTTTTAGCAGTATCAATATTTGGAGGGCAATGTTGGCGCAGAGACTGGTTGATGTACCCAAACTTTAACCATTTATCATGGTCATATGGTTTGGCAGTTGTTTCGTTCATGTTCCACTGGTTAGCTTCGAGTTTGTTGTATCTAGATGCAAAAGCTGGTTATAGATTGCGTAAGGAATCTCGAAATTTAGTGATGCAAATGCAGCCCAATCTACAAAGTCATCAAGGATTATCAAGGGGAGGATATATATAATCGCCCGTTATATTGATAGTATCTaaataagatttatttatagaataagTTTCAAACTATTTTTGGTAACGTTAATATTAAGTAAATACTTGTAGATCTGTTTTCAaacttttctgttttatatgATATTGTTTTGTAATTGAGTTTTCAGCGATAGTATTTAATTCCGTCCATTTTTTACAAGAACCTGTAGTTGTAGATTAAGAGaactatttttacatttatatatatatatatatatatatatataattttaaaatatgttaGATGTTACAAATGTCTagtaatacaacaaaatgacagattaaaaaatcacaaaaaataACGTACCTTCATAACTATTTTTTATTGCACAGTTTTACATATTAAACGTTAGTGTCATATCAgattttatatcatatatatgttttaaaagtacaataaatattttatgagatTAATGtatgaataaagaaaaataccAAAATGAAGCAAAATCTTGTAAAAGTATCTACGAGTTATTCTCAAATTAGAAATAACCATTAGTTTTTTTTGTAATCAAATCTGAAATTAAAGAAGACGATTCGAGGCACgttttatacgaaatatgtGCATGAAACCATTGACTGAATATTTCGTCAATAGTATACTATGGAATTTGCTATGGATATTAAATTCCGTGAACATGGATATGATATGATGTGGAAGCGACTTGACTTTTAGCCGTATTATGGCTTTAGTATGTGGCGCCACTACCATTTGACTGGTAGTACTTCACTCTTCTGTATTCCGCTTCGCAGTCGTAGAACTCAACACTTTGTCACTAATGGACACGACGTGGGACTTTTTCGCGACGTTGCATGCGCGAAGAGGAATACTAGAGAGTAAAGTACACCGGTTGAACGATAGTCGCGCTACGTACTAAAACCAGAATATAACTGCGATCAATTTGTTTCACGCGGCTTCATGCGACCTCGTATCCacagtatacatacatatctgtGGGTATATCCTGTATATATTTCGTCTATACTCTTACGTATCGTCTGTCTATGTGATACCAGGTGATACAATTATGAGAAATATtgatatcgtaaaattatatatcCGGGGTACAAAGATTACAAATTACATGAGATTATAATCCGTCTGTATACAATTCTACATACAAACTTAAGAAAGTTCAGTTATGATGATAAATGAATGTTATCagttttttattcattttttaccgGCATATCAAGAGATATGACCGCTCCaaagattaattttaatgtagaacgtaatatttaatataaacgaagatatttatataagctgttctttaataatagtaatactTGAATGTATGAATTGGATTTGTTTTTCTTCAGGAGTTAACATTGTTAAAAGGTTCATAGAACAAAAATAATGGTAGtgatatttaatgtaatattaataattatagtatTACTAATTGCTGTTTCAtttgtgagatatttcttttGGCGAAAACGACTAAGAGATGTTAATAAAAAGCATGTTGTTGTAAGTAATTAAAAGCTAATGTATATCTAACCCTTATTaagatttcttattttttaaatatttttaaaatgtaaataaaattacttcaaattttattttagtaataaattacaCAATTGTATTCAAACTAATTATAACTGCATGATTTTATAAGTTTTAAATGTTcacttacaaaaatatttgttaatattttatgacAGGTGACTGGTGGATCAAGTGGTATAGGAAAATGTGTTGCAATCCTTGCTGCAAAGTGTGGAGCACATGTAACAATAATTGCAAGAGATGTTCATAAATTAGAGGTTGCAAGAAATGAAATCATTCATGCATGCAAAAACAAGGATGTTCAAAAAGTTGAATGTCTATCTTTAGATATTGGTGAAGATTATAATGCTGTTGAAAAAGCTCTGAGTGATTTAGAAAGAACTATGGGTCCAATATATATGTTGGTGAATTGTGCTGGAACTGCAATTTGTGgcaaaatagaagatacttcTATAGCAGATCTACAGAAAATGATTAGTATTAATTTCTTAGGAACATATTATTGTATCAAAGCTGTTGTCCAAAGAATGAAAGCTTCTCAGGAAGGAATTATAGTATTAACTTCTTCTCAAGCTGcattattaggtattttttgAATTTCCCAATTAAATAGATTTACATTATATAACATATCTTTATATATGGTATTTCTACTTTTTAGGTATATTTGGCTATTCTGCATATTGTAGTACAAAATTTGCACTTCGTGGTTTGGCAGAAAGTATATCTATGGAATTAGCACCATATAATATTTCTGTAACTCTTAGTCTACCTCCAGATACTGATACTCCAGGTTTTGCTATAGAAGAATTATCTAAACCACTTGAAACAAAGCTTATATCTGAAACTAGTGCTCTTGTTAGTCCAGAAGTGGTAGCAAATAAACTTTTTAAAGATGCATTGGTAAGTAAAAGCAGGAttgtatattaattacattaggaatggataattaataaaataatatattttaggcCGGGAAATTTTTCTCTACTGTCGGTATGGAAGGATTTATGTTAACTGTTTTATGCTCTGGAATGTCACCGCTTAATTCGATTCGAGAATTATTTCTGCAATCGATGCTAATGGGTATTTTTCGACTTGTAAGTGCCTGCTATCTTGTACATTTTCGAACAATCATTCAGAATTGTATGAAGACACGCGATAGAAACAAAAAATCTGAATAATGATTTTTCACAAGCCTATCCGTATACATATGCGTACGATAGATACCGAATATGTATGACGATTCTCGTGAGACGCAGTATCGCGATACTCATTTCGTGTATCTTAGCAACCTCGGCCTCTTGGTCGGTTTCACACGCTGATATGTATATTGCGATATGCGTATGATATATActgaatatatgtatgtatgttgtaCATATATCACAATGGAATCGCGATACTAATTTCGTGTATCCCAAAAACCTCGGCTGTTGGTGACATTATAAAATCGGTAGACAAAACAGCAGAACATCAAAACAAATTGTGTCATTCACATGAGGGATTCGGTATCATTTTGGTCCTACAAAATAGAAAACCTTCTAATTTTTATGTTCctgtttttttttaacaaactaAATACATTCAATTTcgttgtttaataatttttagtgaGTAACATAATCTATTAACTATAAAAAGTTGAGTaatggagttttattattttaatacaaaattacttGAAAATCGGCGCGATaaatagattaaaaaattatgataaatatgcatgaaaattttgtaatattttatacttcctTCTTTGAGAGggatatattttgtttattaatgtattttaaagaaaattgtacTTTCTCACGATATAGCTTTTTAAATCTGTAACACTTTTAAATTGCCTTCCTTTTTtctataaacattttttatgcgtttatatccacttatttatttatatactaaaTCAGTATTTCGTTTtcacttcttttttcctttatctCTTTTATATAACATCAAATAGATGGGACCTCaaacttttgcatttttaaaagaaaatatcttcGTTTAAAATATATGCTTGAGACGAGCTACTCTCAATTTCAATTAAAGAATAAACGAAACAAATGACGAAAGAGACAAAtgaaatcatattttatatctcaTACGCGTATCGTGACTCGTTTCACACAACTCGGCGATACATGTATTGTCGTGTGAAATCAATCTACGTGTAAAAGAacttatataatagaaataatatactGCATTTGTAACTTTTATGGTATATGCATAATAAACAAACGACTATGGAAGATGTTGTTTTTGTATTCTCTCATCAA harbors:
- the LOC100647459 gene encoding uncharacterized protein LOC100647459, producing the protein MSVDKQDYHRASNAVVLGGVITYIAGLLLVMAFTSPYWIESYQETFSNFKHMGLWEYCFEQFRYPYYQFDKQFDGCHHIFSEEYYVIREWLLPGWLMVVQTFVTLSLLLSFFAQVVIALTLVRWPLKFVLNYEWLLSAFAFVCCITAGTLLFLAVSIFGGQCWRRDWLMYPNFNHLSWSYGLAVVSFMFHWLASSLLYLDAKAGYRLRKESRNLVMQMQPNLQSHQGLSRGGYI
- the LOC100647336 gene encoding 3-ketodihydrosphingosine reductase; protein product: MVVIFNVILIIIVLLIAVSFVRYFFWRKRLRDVNKKHVVVTGGSSGIGKCVAILAAKCGAHVTIIARDVHKLEVARNEIIHACKNKDVQKVECLSLDIGEDYNAVEKALSDLERTMGPIYMLVNCAGTAICGKIEDTSIADLQKMISINFLGTYYCIKAVVQRMKASQEGIIVLTSSQAALLGIFGYSAYCSTKFALRGLAESISMELAPYNISVTLSLPPDTDTPGFAIEELSKPLETKLISETSALVSPEVVANKLFKDALAGKFFSTVGMEGFMLTVLCSGMSPLNSIRELFLQSMLMGIFRLVSACYLVHFRTIIQNCMKTRDRNKKSE